Proteins from one Paenibacillus amylolyticus genomic window:
- a CDS encoding YggS family pyridoxal phosphate-dependent enzyme, protein MKHLVEENLQSVRRQIALACQASGRDITEITLLLATKTVPLEKLQMAIQAGEVLFGENKAQELRDKFPLMEQNKQVEWHFIGHLQTNKVKDVVKYVTLIHSVDRLKLGQALHNQLLKENKTLDILVQINTSYEESKFGASPETAIELVEQLTQFETLNVKGLMTIGKLNATNEETRHCFRLLNRIRTQIREKNIPRVKMDILSMGMSGDFQVAIEEGATMIRVGTSVFGPRYLPDEYYWNENTRIDD, encoded by the coding sequence ATGAAGCATCTAGTTGAAGAAAATCTCCAATCGGTAAGACGGCAAATCGCATTGGCCTGTCAGGCTTCGGGGCGTGACATAACGGAAATTACATTGTTGCTCGCCACCAAAACGGTACCGTTAGAGAAATTACAAATGGCTATTCAAGCAGGTGAGGTCCTATTCGGAGAGAACAAAGCCCAAGAACTTCGGGACAAATTTCCACTGATGGAACAAAACAAACAGGTAGAATGGCATTTTATCGGACATCTGCAAACAAACAAAGTAAAGGACGTTGTTAAATATGTTACTCTCATTCATTCCGTAGATCGATTGAAGTTGGGTCAAGCATTACATAACCAGCTTCTCAAAGAGAATAAGACGCTAGATATTCTAGTGCAAATTAACACGTCCTACGAAGAAAGTAAATTTGGGGCCTCTCCAGAAACAGCCATTGAGCTTGTAGAACAGTTAACTCAATTCGAAACGTTGAACGTGAAGGGCTTAATGACCATTGGAAAACTGAATGCAACGAATGAAGAAACACGGCACTGCTTTCGTTTGTTAAACCGTATTCGCACTCAAATTAGAGAGAAAAACATTCCGCGTGTAAAAATGGATATTCTATCGATGGGCATGTCCGGTGACTTCCAGGTCGCTATTGAAGAAGGAGCTACAATGATACGTGTAGGAACAAGTGTATTTGGCCCTCGGTATTTACCAGACGAATATTACTGGAATGAAAACACACGCATCGATGATTAA